A section of the Archocentrus centrarchus isolate MPI-CPG fArcCen1 chromosome 20, fArcCen1, whole genome shotgun sequence genome encodes:
- the dnajc13 gene encoding dnaJ homolog subfamily C member 13 isoform X1: MNVVKDNKDLACFYTTKHSWRGKYKRVFSVGTHGITTYNPTTLEVTNQWPYGDICGIGPVGKGQGTEFSLTFRKGSGKKSETLKFSTEHRTELLTEALRFRTEFSEGKITGRRYNCYKHHWSDTRKPVSLEVTPGGIDQIDPHTNRVVCSYDYRNVEGFVEVSDYQGGFCILYGGFSRLHLFASEHRDEIIRSAIEHAGNFIGISLRLRKEALTFEGFMTERLGKYSSDESITSLAEFVVQKITPRHPEPVKRILALTETCLVERDPASYNIVTIKPFGEVFALICDVENPQLFTVEFIRGQIRKYSSTERDSLLASLLDGVRASGNRDVCVKMAPTQRGQRWGLLSMPVDEEVESLHLRFLAAPPNGNFADAVFRFNANISYSGVLHAVTQDGLFSENKEKLINNAILALLSQDTELPALNAELESHFQAIRRLVASKAGFQAFTQLPKFREKLGVKTVKALKRNNNGVIHAAIDMLCALMCPMHDDYDLRQEQLNKASLLSSKKFLENLLEKFITNVEHGTGALVISSLLDFLTFALCAPYSETTEGQQFDMLLEMVASNGRTLFKLFQHPSMAIVKGAGLVMKAVIEEGDKEIATKMQELALSEGALPRHLHTSLFTISADQRMLTNRQLSRHLVGLWTAENPVAMNLLKRILPTGLLAYLDSPDPVPEKDVDRMHIRDNLKIATDQLNRNKVPEWQRIAGKAAKEVEKFAKEKADLVLMHWRDKMGIAQKEQDRNNLNPNQKPVILRKRRQRIKIEANWELFYYRFQLDHARSNLIWNLKTREELRDALEGEMRSFGVDRELGSATVISWNHQEFEVKYECLSDEIKIGDYYLRLLLEEDENEESSAIKRSYEFFNELYHRFLLTPKVTMKCLCLQALAIVYGKCYEEIGPFTDTKYIVGMLARCTDKLERDRLINFLNKLILNKKNVKDVMDSNGVRILVDLLTLAHLHTSRATVPLQSNVLEAAPDMKRESEKEWYFGNADKERRGPFSFEEMQEFWNTGVLTAKTRCWAQGMDGWRPLQAIPQLKWCLLATGQAVMNESDLATLILNMLITMCSYYPSRDQDNAIIRPLPKIKRMIADNACLPHIVQLLLTFDPILVEKVANVLYLVMQDNPNLQRLYLTGIFFFIMMYTGSNVLPVARFLKYTHLKQAFKSEESKGQDIVQRSVLGPVLPEAMVCYLENYEAERFSEIFLGEFDTPEAIWSSEMRRMMIEKIAAHVADFSPRLQSNTRALYQYCPIPVISFPQLEYELFCNIYYLRHLCDTTRFPDWPIRDPVKLLKDTLEAWKREVEKKPPSMSVDDAYEVLNLPKGQGQHEEGKIRKAYFRLAQKYHPDKNPEGRDMFEKVNKAYEFLCTKTARIVDGPDPENIILILKAQSILFNRHKQELEPYKYAGYPMLIKTITMETEDDQLFSKASPLLPAAAELAFHTVNCSALNAEELRRENGIEILLEALSRCVAVLTASSKPDDMAVQVCGHVCKCYSVAAQFEECREKIIEMPNIIRDLCHILYYGKGLPKTAALAVQCISSFAVDFFLQTHLYHAGVLWHLLVYLFNYDYTLEESGVQANQDTNQQEVANNLARLSLIALSRLGGYMQTPHTPDGNNPVSETNGIDGTPPENPTIRKSLAAMLTPYISRKLGSAFPAEVLKLLNSNSENPYLIWNNGTRAELLEFLESQQEGNIKRGENDKSFGAEFVFSDHSKELIVGEIFVRVYNEQPSFPLEYPKAFAASLLDYVGSQAQYLHTLLAMSQSNKVESQQHAERLRFAEMALEALRNVIKNNPGSESECIGHFKLLFSLLRVHGAGRVQQLVLEVVNTVTSNQDCVSNIAESLVLSNLLVLLHSLPSSRQMVLETLYALTSNTKIVKEAMAKGALIYLLDLFCNCTHPQVRTQTAELFSKMTSDKLVGPKVRLTLVRFLPGVFMDAMRDNAEAAVHIFEGTHENPELIWNDSSREKVSTTVREMMLEHFKQQKDNPDVNWKLPEDFTVAYGAGQGELEVGGVFLRIFIAQPGGVLRKPREFLVSLLETLTELLEKNNPNGEALETVTTAAVCLFSTQSQLADQVPPLGHLPRILAALNHKNNAVPKSSIRLIHVLSDNELCVRSMASLETIGPLMTGMKIRADMAGLACEALNRMFQKEQTELVAQALRVELVPYLLKLLEGVGLETLENPSATKAQIVKALKSMTRSLQFGEQVNEILAKSSVWSAFKDQKHDLFISESQTAGYLTGPGVAGYLTAGTGTTVMPNVPPPVDNDIGDQG, encoded by the exons GTACAAACGAGTCTTTTCAGTGGGGACACATGGCATTACCACTTACAACCCTACCACGCTAGAAGTAACAAATCAG tggCCTTATGGAGACATCTGTGGTATCGGCCCAGTAGGAAAAGGTCAAGGAACAGAGTTCAGCCTCACATTCCGAAAAGGCAGCGGCAAGAAGTCGGAAACGCTCAAATTTTCAACAGAGCACCGGACAGAGCTGCTCACAGAAGCACTG agattCAGAACAGAGTTTTCAGAGGGAAAGATAACTGGCAGG CGTTACAATTGCTACAAGCATCACTGGAGTGACACACGGAAGCCTGTGAGTTTAGAGGTAACACCGGGCGGCATCGACCAGATTGACCCCCACACTAACCGAGTGGTGTGCTCCTATGATTATCGAAATGTAGAAGGCTTTGTTGAGGTTTCTGATTACCAGGGAGGATTTTGCATCCTCTACGGTGGCTTCAGCAGGCTG CATCTGTTTGCCTCAGAGCATCGAGATGAAATCATCCGTAGTGCCATAGAGCATGCTGGGAACTTCATCGGCATCTCTCTGAGACTGAGGAAGGAGGCTTTAACTTTTGAGGGTTTCATGACGGAGAGGTTGGGGAAATACAGCTCGGATGAGAGCATCACTTCTCTGGCCGAGTTTGTGGTGCAGAAGATCACCCCTCGACATCCG GAACCTGTTAAGCGTATCCTGGCCCTAACAGAGACATGTCTAGTAGAGAGAGACCCAGCTTCATACAACATAGTCACCATCAAACCTTTTGGAGAG GTatttgctctcatctgtgatgTGGAAAATCCTCAGTTGTTTACAGTAGAATTCATCAGAGGTCAGATTAGGAAGTACTCCTCTACAGAAAG GGACTCCCTGTTAGCCAGCCTACTTGATGGAGTCAGAGCATCAGGCAACAGAGATGTGTGTGTCAAGATGGCCCCCACGCAGCGAGGACAAAGATGGGGTCTACTGAGCATGCCCGTGGATGAGGAGGTGGAGAGTTTGCATCTGAGATTCCTGGCAGCACCTCCCA ATGGAAATTTTGCAGATGCAGTCTTCAGATTCAACGCCAACATATCCTACAGCGGTGTGCTGCATGCAGTAACCCAAGAT GGTCTTTTCTCTGAGAACAAAGAGAAGCTCATCAACAATGCCATCCTGGCTCTTTTAAGCCAGGATACAGAGCTGCCAGCTCTTAATGCTGAGCTGGAAAGCCATTTTCAGGCCATACGACGCTTGGTGGCCTCTAAGGCTGGCTTTCAGGCTTTCACCCAGCTGCCAAA gTTCAGGGAAAAGTTGGGAGTAAAGACcgtaaaagctttaaaaaggaACAACAATGGTGTGATACATGCTGCTATAGACATGCTCTGTGCTCTTATGTGT CCGATGCATGATGATTATGACTTGAGGCAGGAGCAGCTGAACAAGGCCTCACTGCTGTCCTCCAAGAAGTTCCTTGAAAACCTCCTTGAAAAATTCATTACTAATGTG gaACATGGAACAGGAGCTTTGGTTATCAGCTCCTTGTTGGACTTTTTAACCTTTGCACTTTGCGCCCCCTACAGTGAAACCACTGAGGGGCAGCAGTTTGATATGCTGCTTGAGATGGTCGCCTCGAACGGGCGAACACTATTCAAACTATTCCAG CATCCTTCTATGGCTATAGTGAAGGGAGCAGGTCTGGTGATGAAAGCTGTTATTGAG GAAGGAGACAAGGAAATAGCCACTAAGATGCAGGAGCTAGCCTTGAGCGAAGGGGCGCTGCCGAGACATCTGCACACATCTCTGTTCACCATTAGTGCAGACCAGCGGATGCTTACAAACAG GCAGCTCAGTCGTCACCTGGTGGGACTGTGGACAGCAGAGAACCCTGTAGCAATGAACCTCCTCAAGAGGATACTG CCAACGGGCCTGTTGGCCTACCTGGACAGTCCTGACCCTGTCCCAGAAAAAGATGTGGACAGAATGCACATCCGGGACAACTTGAAAATTGCTACG GACCAGCTAAATCGAAACAAGGTACCTGAGTGGCAGCGGATAGCaggcaaagcagccaaagaaGTAGAGAAGTTTGCCAAGGAGAAAGCTGATCTCGTGCTGATGCACTGGAGAGATAAGATGGGCATAGCCCAGAAGGAG CAGGACAGAAATAACCTG AATCCAAACCAAAAACCTGTCATCCtgagaaaaagaagacagaggATAAAGATTGAAGCAAACTGGGAGCTCTTCTATTACAG ATTCCAGCTTGACCATGCACGGTCCAACCTCATCTGGAACCTGAAAACAAGGGAGGAGCTGCGCGACGCCCTGGAGGGGGAGATGCGTTCCTTCGGTGTGGACCGCGAGCTCGGCAGTGCTACAGTTATCTCCTGGAACCATCAGGAGTTTGAG gTCAAATATGAGTGCCTTTCGGATGAGATTAAGATTGGGGACTATTATTTGCGTCTGCTGCTTGAGGAGGATGAAAATGAAGAATCGAGTGCCATCAAGAGATC ATACGAGTTCTTCAATGAACTCTACCACCGCTTTTTGCTCACACCCAAAGTTACGATGAAGTGCCTGTGCCTGCAGGCACTCGCAATAGTCTATGGCAAGTGCTATGAAGAGATCGGTCCCTTCACAGACACAAAATACATTGTGGGGATGCTGGCCCGG TGTACAGACAAGTTGGAAAGAGACAGACTCATAAACTTCCTCAACAAGCTCATTCTCAACAAG AAAAATGTTAAGGATGTGATGGATTCAAATGGAGTTCGTATTTTAGTGGACCTGCTCACCTTGGCACATCTGCATACCAGCAGAGCTACTGTGCCTCTACAG AGCAACGTGCTGGAGGCAGCTCCAGATATGAAGAGGGAAAGTGAGAAGGAGTGGTACTTCGGTAATGCAGACAAGGAAAGAAGAGGACCTTTCAGCTTTGAGGAG ATGCAGGAGTTTTGGAACACTGGTGTCCTGACAGCAAAGACACGCTGCTGGGCTCAAGGAATGGACGGTTGGCGCCCCCTGCAGGCCATTCCTCAACTGAAATGGTGCCTCCTGGCCACAGGACAGGCAGTGATGAATGAGTCTGACCTGGCCACACTAATCCTTAACATGCTCATCACGATGTGCTCGTACTACCCCAGCAG GGACCAAGACAATGCCATCATCCGTCCTTTACCTAAGATCAAGAGGATGATTGCTGACAATGCCTGTCTCCCACACATTGTCCAG ctgctgttaaCCTTTGACCCCATTCTGGTGGAAAAGGTTGCCAATGTTCTGTACCTGGTGATGCAGGACAACCCCAACCTGCAGCGTCTCTATTTAACTGGtatcttcttcttcatcatgaTGTACACAGGCTCCAACGTGCTTCCTGTGGCAAG GTTCCTGAAGTACACTCATCTGAAACAAGCATTCAAATCAGAGGAG TCTAAGGGTCAAGACATTGTGCAGCGTAGTGTTCTGGGACCCGTATTGCCTGAAGCCATGGTGTGTTATTTGGAGAACTATGAAGCCGAGCGATTCTCTGAGATTTTCCTGGGAGAATTTGACACGCCTGAGGCCATTTGGAGCAGTGAGATGAG GCGGATGATGATAGAGAAGATCGCAGCCCATGTTGCTGACTTTAGCCCCAGGTTGCAGAGCAATACGCGGGCCCTGTACCAATACTGTCCTATCCCAGTCATTAGCTTCCCTCAGTTGGAGTATGAGCTCTTCTGCAACATCTACTACCTCAGACATCTGTGTGACACCACCCGTTTCCCCGATTGGCCAATCCGAGATCCT GTGAAGCTGCTTAAAGACACTCTTGAAGCCTGGAAGAGGGAGGTGGAGAAGAAGCCTCCTTCAATGTCTGTGGATGATGCCTATGAAGTCCTCAACCTCCCCAAAGGACAGGGGCa GCATGAAGAGGGTAAAATCAGGAAAGCCTACTTCAGGCTGGCACAGAAGTACCACCCTGACAAAAACCCAGAGGGCAGA GATATGTTTGAAAAAGTTAACAAAGCGTATGAGTTCCTCTGCACAAAGACTGCCCGAATCGTGGATGGCCCCGACCCAGAAAACATCATTCTCATCCTCAAAGCCCAGAGCATCCTGTTCAACCGGCATAaacaag AATTGGAGCCTTACAAATACGCCGGCTACCCCATGCTCATCAAAACAATCACAATGGAGACGGAGGATGATCAGCTTTTCTCAaaagcatcccctcttcttcctgctgctgctgaactcGCCTTTCACACTGTAAACTGCTCGGCTCTTAATGCAGAGGAGCTCCGACGGGAGAACGGCATTGAG ATATTGTTGGAGGCGCTTTCTCGGTGTGTTGCTGTATTAACTGCGTCCAGCAAGCCTGATGACATGGCTGTACAG GTGTGCGGGCATGTCTGTAAGTGCTACAGTGTAGCTGCTCAGTTTGAGGAATGCAGGGAAAAAATCATCGAAATGCCAAATATCATCCGAGACCTCTGTCACATCTTGTACTATGGAAAG GGGCTCCCGAAGACTGCGGCCCTGGCAGTTCAGTGCATCAGCTCCTTTGCGGTGGATTTCTTTCTACAGACCCATCTGTACCACGCTGGTGTCCTTTGGCACCTGCTGGTCTATCTGTTCAACTACGACTACACTCTAGAGGAGAGTGGTGTGCAGGCTAATCAGGACACAAACCAGCAGGAGGTTGCCAACAACTTGGCCAGACTCAGCCTCATAGCCCTGAGCCGTCTTGGAGGCtacatgcaaacaccacacaccCCAGATGGAAACAACCCTGTTTCAGAGACCAATGGCATAGATGGCACACCTCCAGAGAACCCCACGATCCGCAAGAGCTTAGCAGCCATGCTGACGCCATACATCTCAAGGAAGCTGGGATCAGCATTTCCTGCTGAG GTCTTGAAGTTGCTGAATAGTAACTCTGAGAATCCCTACCTGATCTGGAACAATGGAACGCGAGCCGAGCTGCTGGAGTTCCTGGAGAGTCAGCAGGAGGGAAACATCAAAAGG GGGGAAAATGATAAAAGCTTTGGTGCTGAGTTTGTGTTCAGTGATCACAGCAAAGAGCTCATAGTGGGCGAGATTTTTGTTCGAGTCTACAATGAACAGCCATCTTTTCCATTGGAG TACCCAAAAGCATTTGCAGCCAGTCTGCTGGACTATGTTGGCTCCCAGGCTCAgtaccttcacactctgctggcCATGAGTCAGAGTAACAAGGTGGAGTCCCAGCAGCACGCTGAGAGGCTTCGCTTTGCTGAGATGGCTTTAGAGGCTCTCCGTAATGTCATCAAGAACAACCCTG GATCAGAGTCTGAGTGCATCGGTCACTTCAAGCTGCTCTTCTCTTTGTTGCGGGTTCATGGAGCTGGCAGGGTGCAACAGCTGGTTTTGGAG GTTGTGAATACAGTGACATCCAATCAAGATTGTGTGAGCAACATTGCTGAATCCCTGGTGTTATCCAACCTTCTGGTGCTGCTGCACTCACTTCCCTCAA GCAGACAGATGGTGCTGGAGACCCTCTATGCACTTACGTCTAACACAAAGATCGTCAAAGAGGCAATGGCCAAAG GTGCTCTGATCTATTTGCTGGACCTCTTCTGTAATTGCACACACCCCCAGGTTCGCACGCAGACCGCAGAGCTCTTCTCAAAGATGACCTCAGACAAGCTGGTTGGGCCAAAG GTGCGTCTAACACTGGTGCGTTTCCTCCCTGGTGTATTCATGGATGCCATGCGAGACAATGCTGAGGCAGCAGTTCACATATTTGAAGGAACGCATGAAAACCCTGAGCTCATCTGGAATGACAGCTCAAGGGAGAAAGTGTCGACTACTGTCCGGGAGATGATGCTTGA GCACTTTAAACAGCAGAAAGATAATCCTGATGTGAACTGGAAA TTGCCAGAAGATTTCACAGTGGCTTATGGAGCCGGACAGGGCGAGCTTGAAGTTGGTGGAGTCTTCTTGCGCATTTTCATTGCCCAGCCTGGGGGGGTGCTACGCAAGCCTCGAGAGTTCCTGGTGTCCCTTCTGGAGACACTGACTGAGCTGCTGGAGAAGAACAACCCCAAT GGTGAGGCTCTGGAGACAGTTACCACAGCGGCAGTTTGTCTGTTCAGCACACAGAGCCAGCTCGCTGACCAGGTTCCTCCTCTGGGTCACCTGCCTCGGATCCTGGCAGCACTCAACCACAAGAACAATGCTGTGCCTAAGAGCTCCATTCGCCTCATCCATGTGCTGTCAGATAATGAG ctgtgtgtgcgGTCCATGGCTTCTCTGGAGACTATCGGCCCTCTGATGACAGGGATGAAGATTCGGGCAGACATGGCTGGATTAGCTTGTGAAGCTCTCAACCGCATGTTCCAGAAGGAGCAGACAGAACTAGTTGCCCAG GCTCTCAGAGTGGAGCTGGTTCCATACCTCTTGAAATTATTGGAAGGAGTCGGCCTGGAAACATTAGAAAATCCTTCAGCTACTAAGGCCCAGATAGTTAAAGCTCTCAAGTCCATGACTCGCAGTCTGCAGTTTGGAGAGCAG gtgaATGAAATTCTTGCAAAGTCCTCAGTGTGGAGTGCCTTCA